In Streptomyces paludis, the genomic stretch GGAGCGTGCTCGCGGTACGGCCGACCGCGGCGGTGTCGGCCGAGTCCAGGCTCTCCGCGCAGTCACCGCCCTGGACCAGGAACGCCTCGCCGCGCGCCACCGCGGCCAGCCGGCTCTTGAGCAGATCGCACGCGCGCGGCAGCACCAGCGGCGCGCTCGCCGTGAGCGTGCCCACGGCGCTCTCCAGCGCGGCCGGGTCCGGCCACGCGGGCTGCTGGGCGGCCGGCCGCGACCGCCAGCCGGTGTGCACCGCGTGGGCGGAGGGGAGGTCGAGCAGGGGAGTCACGCCGTCAGCTCCGCTCGGTGAGGCACCGGCGTCAGCGCGCCGGTGACCAGGGATTCCAGAATGGCCGCGCCGTGCCGGGTCATCACGGACTCGGGATGGAACTGCGCGGAGGTGAAGCCGGGGCCGCGCAGCGCGTGCACCTCGCCCGTCACCGGATCACGGGCGATCTCCACCGGGCCCGGCAGCCGTACGAGGGTCTGCGGCGTCTCGCCGCCGTACGCGGCGAACGTGTTGTAGAAGTACACCTGCTCCGGCACACCGAACAGATCGACGGTCCGCCGCACCCCCTGGTTCGGGGCGTCCAGACGGCGCAGCTCCAGACCGAGCAGCGCGCAGAGTATCTGATGGCTCAGGCACACCGACACGAAGGGAATGCGCAGATTGAGCAGACTGCCGGTGACCGCCCGCAGATACGCGATCTTGGGGTGGCCGGTCTCCCGCGGATCACCGGGCCCCGGACCGAGCACGACCAGGTCGTAGCCGCTGAGCCGGTACGGCTCGTCGTACCGGCGGACCGTCACGTCGTATCCCGCGCTGCGCAGTTGCAGCGCTCCCATCGCGGTGAACGTGTCCTCCGCGTCGATGATCAGCACCTTCTCGCGGGTCGCCGGACGGACCGGGACCGGGGCGAGCCAGAACTCCGACAGCGGGGTGTTGCGGGCCGCGAGCGCCGCCCGGACACGCGGCTCCCCGTCGAGACCGGCGGGCCGGCGCCGCTCGGCCACCCGGCTCAGCGCGTCCAGCAGACCGGCCGCCTTGGCCGCGGTCTCGGCGGTCTCCTTCGCGGGTTCGGAGTCGCGCACCAGCGTCGCGCCGACCCCGATCCGGACCCGGCCGGCCGCGTCGACATCCGCCGTCCGGATCATGATCGCCGAGTCCATACGACGGCGTCCCGCGCCGTCCCGGCCGATCAGCGCGGCCACCCCGGCGTAGTAACCCCGCCCGGCCGGCTCGAACTTGGCGATCACCCGGCAGGCGCTCTCCACCGGGCTGCCGGTCACCGTCGGGGCGAGCAGTGTCTCCCGCAGGATCTCGCGGACGTCCCGGGCGCTGTGCCCGACGATGCGGTACTCGGTGTGGGCGAGATGGGCCATCTCCTTCAGACGCGGCCCGACCACGTGTGCGTCGTCGCACACGCGGCTCATCATCTTCAGCTCCTCGTCGAGCACCATGTACAGCTCGTTGGTCTCCTTGCCGTCCGCGAGGAACTCCAGTACGGAGGGGACCGTCGCACCGCCCGCCGGATAGCGGTAGGTGCCGCTGATCGGGTTCATCACCGCGACACCGTCGTCGAGGCTGACATGGCGCTCCGGGCTCGCGCCGATGAAGGTGCGCTCCCCGGTGTGGATCAGGAACGTCCAGTAGGCACCGGGCTCGCCGCGCAGCAGCCGTCCCCAGAACGCCAGCGCCGTCCGCGCCGACCAGTCGGGGATCTCGGTGACGAAGGTGCGTTTCAGGACGAAGTTGGCGCCCGAGCCATGGCCGATCTCCTCGGCGAGCACACGGCGCACCAGGGCCCCGTACTCCTCGTCGGAGAGGTCGAAACGGCCCTCGCCGGTGACGACGGGCCAGCCCAGCACCGTATCGAGGACCTCCTCGACGGGCAGCAGTGTCTGCGCGCGCACGGGCATCGCGAGGAGCGGCTCGCCGTCGTCGTGATGGTCGTACCCGCGCTCGCCGATCACCCGGTACGGCAGCAGGGCGAGCACCTCGTGGGTGTCCGGTGTGCCGAAGTCGGGCACCGGCAGCCGGTCCGTACTCGCGACGGCGGTGAACTCGCCCTCCAGCAGCTCGACATGGCCGCCCGGTCCGCTCTCCGGCCGGTGCAGTACGGCGAACGCCCGCCCGCCCTCGGCCAGTTCCTCCAGGGAGGTCATGACAGCCCTCCCGCCGACGCCACGGACGCGGGGGCCGCCGCGGACAGCGCTTCCAGCACGGCCGAAGTCGGCAGGACCACCGCGCACCGGGACGCCGCGTACTGGAGCGCCATCCGGTGGTGGTCCGGGGTGAAGTCGGCGACCGCGTCGGCCACGACGAACGGCTGTACGGAGTGGGCGAACGCGTCGCACGCGGTGAGCAGGACACCCACGTGCGCGTAGACCCCGCAGATGATCAGTTGGTCCCGGCCCCGGTCGCGGAGGAGTTCGAGCAGGGGCGTCGCGTGGAAGGCGCTGGCCCGCCACTTGGTGAGTACGGTGTCGTGCTCACCGGGCGCCAGGGCCTCGGGGATCCCGCTGTCCTCGGGCGCCGCCGACATGCCGGGGCCCCAGAAGTCCACCAGCAGGCCGCGCTGTTCGGGCGTCATGTCACCGGGCTGCGCCGAGTAGACGACCGGTACGCCGAGCCCGGCGCACCGCTCGCGCAGCGCCGCGGTGTGCGCGAGCAGATCGGTGCGGGGCTGCTCGCCGGGCGGGAAGGGCGCGAGGAAGTAGTGCTGCATGTCGTGCACCAGCAGCACCGCGCGGCGCGGATCGATCTGCCAGGAGACGCTGTTGGGGGGCAGCTCGGCGGGCCGTGGCATCGGGTACGGGTCGATCGGGTCGATCGGCACGTCGGGTTCCTTTCCAGGTCGGACGGCGGCGGGGGGCCGTGTTCC encodes the following:
- a CDS encoding anthranilate synthase family protein translates to MTSLEELAEGGRAFAVLHRPESGPGGHVELLEGEFTAVASTDRLPVPDFGTPDTHEVLALLPYRVIGERGYDHHDDGEPLLAMPVRAQTLLPVEEVLDTVLGWPVVTGEGRFDLSDEEYGALVRRVLAEEIGHGSGANFVLKRTFVTEIPDWSARTALAFWGRLLRGEPGAYWTFLIHTGERTFIGASPERHVSLDDGVAVMNPISGTYRYPAGGATVPSVLEFLADGKETNELYMVLDEELKMMSRVCDDAHVVGPRLKEMAHLAHTEYRIVGHSARDVREILRETLLAPTVTGSPVESACRVIAKFEPAGRGYYAGVAALIGRDGAGRRRMDSAIMIRTADVDAAGRVRIGVGATLVRDSEPAKETAETAAKAAGLLDALSRVAERRRPAGLDGEPRVRAALAARNTPLSEFWLAPVPVRPATREKVLIIDAEDTFTAMGALQLRSAGYDVTVRRYDEPYRLSGYDLVVLGPGPGDPRETGHPKIAYLRAVTGSLLNLRIPFVSVCLSHQILCALLGLELRRLDAPNQGVRRTVDLFGVPEQVYFYNTFAAYGGETPQTLVRLPGPVEIARDPVTGEVHALRGPGFTSAQFHPESVMTRHGAAILESLVTGALTPVPHRAELTA
- a CDS encoding isochorismatase family protein, encoding MPIDPIDPYPMPRPAELPPNSVSWQIDPRRAVLLVHDMQHYFLAPFPPGEQPRTDLLAHTAALRERCAGLGVPVVYSAQPGDMTPEQRGLLVDFWGPGMSAAPEDSGIPEALAPGEHDTVLTKWRASAFHATPLLELLRDRGRDQLIICGVYAHVGVLLTACDAFAHSVQPFVVADAVADFTPDHHRMALQYAASRCAVVLPTSAVLEALSAAAPASVASAGGLS